From one Lolium rigidum isolate FL_2022 chromosome 4, APGP_CSIRO_Lrig_0.1, whole genome shotgun sequence genomic stretch:
- the LOC124649363 gene encoding flotillin-like protein 1, with protein sequence MGFVYRIASPSEYLAITGYNIDDVKLAKKAWIAPGQRCARFDISPVNYTFEVQAMSAEKLPFVLPAVFTIGPRADDNECLLRYAKLISPHDKLSHHVNELVKGVIEGETRVLAASMTMEQIFHGAKSFKQAVFESVQLELDQFGLIIYNANVKQLVDVPGHEYFSYLGQKTQQEAVNQAKVDVAEARMKGEVGAKVREGMTRQNAAKVDAETKVYTVKRQGEGSKEEARVQSEVQVFRNEREAEVAEANAELAMKKAGWERQARVAEVEAAKAVAIRDAQLQVEVERTNAERQTEKLKAEHLSKAVVDYEMKVQQANWELYNRQKAAEALLFEQEKQAEARRAVADADFFARQREAEAELYAKQKEAEGLAAMGEAQSVYLSSMLGALGGNYGALRDYLMVSKGVYQEMARINADAIRGLQPKISVWSNGAAAGGEGEGGAMKEMAGVYRMLPPLLTTVNEQTGMLPPAWMGTLSGGTSASR encoded by the coding sequence ATGGGATTTGTATACCGGATCGCGAGCCCGTCTGAGTACCTAGCGATCACCGGGTACAACATCGATGACGTGAAGCTGGCGAAGAAGGCCTGGATCGCGCCGGGCCAGCGATGCGCGCGCTTCGACATCTCCCCGGTGAACTACACCTTCGAGGTGCAGGCCATGAGTGCCGAGAAGCTCCCTTTCGTCCTCCCCGCCGTCTTCACCATCGGCCCACGCGCCGACGACAACGAGTGCCTGCTCCGTTACGCCAAGCTCATCTCCCCGCACGACAAGCTCTCGCACCACGTGAACGAGCTGGTCAAGGGCGTGATCGAGGGCGAGACCCGCGTGCTGGCGGCGTCCATGACCATGGAGCAGATCTTCCACGGCGCCAAGTCGTTCAAGCAGGCCGTGTTCGAGAGCGTGCAGCTGGAGCTGGACCAGTTCGGGCTCATCATCTACAACGCCAACGTGAAGCAGCTGGTGGACGTGCCGGGGCACgagtacttctcctacctcggccAGAAGACGCAGCAGGAGGCTGTGAACCAGGCCAAGGTGGACGTGGCGGAGGCGCGGATGAAGGGGGAGGTTGGCGCCAAAGTGCGGGAGGGGATGACGCGGCAGAACGCGGCGAAGGTGGACGCCGAGACCAAGGTCTACACGGTGAAGCGGCAGGGAGAAGGGTCCAAGGAGGAGGCCAGAGTGCAGTCTGAGGTGCAGGTGTTCCGGAACGAgagggaggcggaggtggcggaggcCAACGCCGAGCTGGCGATGAAGAAGGCCGGGTGGGAACGGCAGGCGAGGGTGGCCGAGGTGGAGGCAGCAAAGGCCGTCGCCATACGCGACGCGCAGCTGCAGGTGGAGGTGGAGCGCACCAACGCCGAAAGGCAGACGGAGAAGCTCAAGGCGGAGCACCTCAGCAAGGCCGTCGTCGACTACGAGATGAAGGTGCAGCAGGCGAACTGGGAGCTGTACAACCGTCAGAAGGCCGCGGAGGCGCTGCTGTTCGAGCAGGAGAAGCAGGCGGAGGCGCGACGCGCTGTGGCGGACGCCGACTTCTTCGCGCGGCAGAGGGAGGCCGAAGCGGAGCTGTACGCCAAGCAGAAGGAGGCCGAGGGGCTGGCCGCCATGGGCGAGGCCCAGAGCGTCTATCTGTCGTCCATGCTTGGCGCGCTCGGCGGCAACTACGGTGCGCTCCGTGACTACCTCATGGTCAGCAAAGGCGTATACCAGGAGATGGCGCGCATCAACGCCGACGCAATCAGGGGGCTCCAGCCCAAGATCAGCGTGTGGAGCAACGGCGCGGCTGCTGGTGGCGAGGGTGAGGGCGGCGCGATGAAGGAGATGGCCGGGGTGTACAGGATGCTGCCGCCGCTGCTGACCACGGTGAACGAGCAGACTGGCATGCTGCCGCCGGCGTGGATGGGCACTCTCAGTGGCGGCACCTCGGCGTCCCGTTGA